A window from Esox lucius isolate fEsoLuc1 chromosome 16, fEsoLuc1.pri, whole genome shotgun sequence encodes these proteins:
- the sestd1 gene encoding SEC14 domain and spectrin repeat-containing protein 1 isoform X3 — protein MDWVNKRLVFEKFTKESTSLLDELVVINESEKSNQLDKERPPDCNFLPSFDPETVLQTGHELLSELQQRRFNGSEGGGGAWSPMDDELLAQPQVMKLLDSLREQYTKYQEVCRQRSKRSQLEEIQTKVMQVVNWLEGPGTEQLRTQWGIGDSIRASQALQQKHEEIESQHSEWFAVYVELNQQIAALLSAGDEEDLVELKGLQQQLSDVCYRQASQLESRQNVLQSAHEFHSTAQDLSQQLDGLLGMLCADVAPADGAAIQQTLKHLEEKLKSVEGALAGLREKGQVLMDQMSNQTSWSYGKDVPIENKENIDHIQGVMEDMQLRKQRCEDMVDVRRLKMLQMVQLFKCEEDASQAVEWLGELLDALLKTHIRLGDDSLETKVLLEKHKKFVDVAQSTYDYGRQLLQATVVLCQSLRCTTRSSGDTLPRLNRVWKQFTVTSEERVHRLEMACSFHTAAEKLLVQASPDQGNLSAEVEQETYEEVEMVGKALLDRLTVPVIFPDGSEQYFGSPGDMASSAEHIRDKMKLVEDRKLTLHEEDEEEEDIEQLQEEQLQEVEQLQYEKIHDQDEELEDEELQDDQELHDDEIQEVDDKLQDEEKLETEVETQES, from the exons ATGGATTGGGTGAACAAAAGACTG GTCTTCGAGAAGTTTACAAAGGAGTCCACATCCCTTCTAGATGAGCTGGTGGTCATCAACGAGAGTGAGAAAAGCAACCAATTAGACAAAGAAAG GCCACCAGATTGTAACTTCCTACCCTCATTTGATCCTGAAACAGTTCTACAAACCG GCCATGAGTTGCTGTCGGAGCTGCAGCAACGTCGGTTTAACGGATcagagggggggggtggagcCTGGTCCCCCATGGATGACGAGCTGCTGGCCCAGCCTCAG GTCATGAAGCTGCTGGACTCCCTCAGGGAACAGTACACCAAGTACCAGGAGGTGTGTCGTCAACGCAGCAAACGATCTCAGCTGGAGGAAATACAGACCAAGGTCATGCAG GTTGTGAATTGGCTTGAGGGGCCTGGCACGGAGCAACTGCGAACCCAGTGGGGGATTGGAGATTCCATTAGGGCCTCCCAGGCCCTGCAGCAGAAACACGAGGAGATAGAGAGTCAACACAGT GAGTGGTTTGCGGTGTACGTGGAGCTGAACCAGCAGATAGCGGCGCTGCTCAGTGCCGGAGACGAGGAGGACCTAGTGGAGCTGAAGGGTCTACAGCAGCAGCTCAGCGACGTCTGCTACAGGCAGGCCAGCCAGCTGGAGTCCAGGCAGAACGTTCTGCAATCAGCGCACGAGTTCCACAGCACTGCCCAGGAT CTGTCCCAGCAACTGGACGGTCTACTGGGCATGCTCTGTGCAGATGTTGCCCCTGCTGACGGGGCCGCCATCCAACAAACACTCAAGCATCTCGAAGAAAAACTCAAGAGTGTTG AGGGAGCCCTGGCTGGGCTGAGAGAGAAAGGCCAGGTCCTGATGGATCAGATGTCTAACCAGACCTCCTGGTCCTATGGGAAGGATGTGCCCAtcgaaaataaagaaaacattgatCACATCCAAGGAGTCATGGAGGACATGCAACTCCGGAAACAAAG ATGTGAAGACATGGTGGATGTGAGGAGACTGAAGATGCTTCAGATGGTCCAGCTGTTCAAGTGTGAGGAAGATGCATCGCAG GCTGTGGAGTGGCTGGGAGAGCTTCTGGATGCTCTGCTGAAGACACACATCAGACTGGGGGACGACTCACTGGAAACCAAAGTGCTGCTGGAGAAACACAAGAAATTTGTGGATGTGGCTCAG agcaCCTACGACTACGGTCGGCAGCTGCTCCAGGCCACCGTGGTGCTGTGTCAGTCTCTGCGATGCACCACGCGCTCCTCCGGGGACACCCTGCCACGCCTCAACCGGGTATGGAAACAGTTCACCGTGACCTCTGAGGAGAGAGTTCACCGGCTGGAGATGGCCTGCTCCTTCCACACCGCAGCTGAGAAG TTATTGGTGCAAGCCAGCCCAGACCAGGGGAATCTCTCAGCAGAGGTAGAACAGGAGACctatgaggaggtggagatggTGGGGAAAGCCCTATTGGACAGACTCACCGTGCCTGTTATATTCCCAGATGG GAGCGAGCAGTACTTCGGAAGCCCAGGCGACATGGCGTCCTCTGCTGAACACATCCGAGATAAGATGAAGCTGGTGGAGGACAGGAAACTAACTCTgcatgaggaagatgaagaggaagaagacaTTGAGCAGCTACAGGAAGAGCAACTGCAGGAAGTTGAGCAGCTACAGTATGAGAAGATACATGACCAGGATGAAGAGCTAGAGGATGAAGAACTACAAGATGACCAGGAACTACATGATGATGAAATACAGGAAGTCGATGATAAACTACAAGATGAGGAAAAactggagacagaggtggagacTCAAGAAAGCTAA